Proteins co-encoded in one Dehalobacter sp. genomic window:
- the rodA gene encoding rod shape-determining protein RodA, with amino-acid sequence MIKERDWNSIRGLDLGMVLAVVLLLGASLLILSTASINVMASDPYHYVKTQVVWIATGIVLTVIVAFTDYENYKKIGIWIYAFNIFLLLLVFAFGSEAKGAQRWIPITSTQSIQPSEFAKVLLIVTFASFLNEREGKLNNVKDFILPLLFVLPPTLLIFLQPDLGTAMVFGAIFIGMMFVAGANPIKFGAVIVGCIGAAVGAVALHLATNLPGPLKFLEGLPLPLKDYQINRFIAFLDPAKDTSGDGYHVIQSVWAIGSGGIWGKGYQQGTQAQYNFLPEHHTDFIFSVVGEEFGFIGTSILLFIFCILLLRMVTVATKSRDRYGVLIVSGVVSMIVFHVFINVGMASGIMPVTGIPLPFITSGGSSMWANMLAVGLVLSVSLRGERRMF; translated from the coding sequence ATGATAAAGGAAAGAGATTGGAATTCTATCAGAGGTCTCGATCTTGGAATGGTCCTGGCAGTTGTGCTGCTTTTAGGGGCGAGCCTGCTGATCTTAAGCACGGCTTCCATTAATGTTATGGCGTCAGACCCGTATCATTATGTGAAAACTCAGGTGGTCTGGATCGCTACAGGAATTGTTCTTACAGTCATTGTTGCGTTTACTGATTATGAAAACTATAAAAAGATTGGTATCTGGATCTACGCTTTCAATATATTCCTGCTTCTTCTCGTTTTTGCTTTTGGTTCTGAAGCGAAGGGTGCGCAGCGCTGGATACCTATCACCTCTACGCAAAGCATTCAGCCCTCGGAATTTGCCAAAGTGCTGCTGATTGTTACGTTTGCCAGCTTTCTCAATGAGAGGGAAGGAAAGCTGAATAATGTAAAGGATTTTATTCTACCCCTGCTGTTTGTACTGCCGCCTACTTTATTAATATTTCTTCAGCCTGATTTGGGGACTGCGATGGTGTTCGGGGCGATTTTCATTGGAATGATGTTTGTTGCCGGAGCGAATCCGATTAAATTTGGGGCGGTGATTGTCGGCTGCATTGGGGCGGCCGTTGGTGCTGTTGCATTGCACTTAGCCACGAACCTTCCCGGACCGCTGAAATTTCTGGAAGGATTGCCGTTGCCTTTGAAAGATTATCAGATTAACCGGTTTATTGCTTTTCTGGATCCCGCCAAGGATACTTCAGGGGATGGATATCATGTTATTCAGTCGGTTTGGGCCATAGGTTCCGGAGGCATTTGGGGCAAAGGGTACCAGCAAGGCACCCAGGCCCAGTATAATTTTTTACCTGAGCATCATACAGACTTTATTTTTTCAGTTGTGGGCGAGGAATTTGGCTTTATCGGAACATCGATACTGTTGTTTATATTCTGCATCCTGCTTTTGCGGATGGTTACCGTAGCCACCAAATCGAGAGACAGGTACGGGGTACTGATTGTCTCCGGAGTCGTATCAATGATTGTTTTCCATGTTTTCATCAATGTTGGGATGGCTTCAGGAATCATGCCTGTCACCGGAATTCCTCTGCCGTTTATTACTTCCGGCGGCAGCTCGATGTGGGCAAATATGCTCGCGGTCGGGCTGGTCTTAAGCGTAAGTCTCAGAGGAGAACGACGAATGTTCTGA